A stretch of the Medicago truncatula cultivar Jemalong A17 chromosome 5, MtrunA17r5.0-ANR, whole genome shotgun sequence genome encodes the following:
- the LOC11415712 gene encoding exocyst complex component EXO70B1, with the protein MSENGEEKLLAVARHIAKTLGHNNNNMADDILQIFSNFDGRFSKENLSEKVAAVEVTDRDPRAFAALDHCLKNLDRRISHYVSSDHPIWADSADAAAFLDAVDDLVASVAEWNHLTGDKSIATCLARAEDMLQHAMFRLEDEFRSLMERGGESFDLTPPYRNSDSVNLPFDSEEEDEEIDGGGEEDLIPVAMPVTDYEIVIDALPSATINDLHEIAKRMVAGGFGKECSHVYSSCRREFLEESLSRLGLQKLSIEDVHKMQWQDIEDEIERWIKGFNVALKILFPSERRLCDRVFFGFSSAADFSFMEVCRGSTVQLLNFADAVAIGSRSPERLFKILDVFETLRDLISEFELLFCDQYSVSLRNEAITIWKRLGEAIRGIFMELENLIRRDPAKAGVPGGGLHPITRYVMNYLRAACRSRQTLEQVFEDYGHPLKDYPKMDDRMHSSSSLSVQMDWIMELLESNLEAKSKIYKDPALCYVFLMNNCRYIVQKAEDSELGTLLGDDWIKKHTAKIRQYQMQYQRSSWNKVFGFLKVENNGSMQQNGVAKSMKEKLKSFNMMFDDLCRVQSTWFIFDEQLKEEIRISIEKLLLPAYANFIARFQNVAEVGKHADKYVKYGTEDIEAKLNDLFQGSSGSTGSRKQS; encoded by the coding sequence ATGTCTGAAAACGGAGAAGAGAAATTACTCGCTGTGGCACGTCACATAGCAAAAACGCTAGGccacaataataacaacatgGCTGATGATATTCTTCAAATCTTCTCTAATTTCGATGGAAGATTCTCGAAGGAGAATCTTTCTGAGAAAGTCGCTGCGGTCGAGGTTACTGACAGAGATCCAAGAGCTTTTGCGGCTTTGGATCACTGTCTTAAAAACCTCGACCGCCGAATCTCTCACTACGTTTCATCTGATCATCCAATTTGGGCAGACTCTGCTGACGCTGCTGCTTTTCTCGACGCCGTTGACGACTTAGTAGCTTCCGTTGCAGAGTGGAACCACCTCACCGGTGATAAATCCATCGCCACGTGTCTTGCACGCGCTGAAGATATGCTTCAACATGCTATGTTTCGTCTTGAAGATGAGTTTCGTTCTCTCATGGAACGCGGTGGTGAGTCGTTTGACCTAACACCGCCGTACCGGAATAGCGATTCGGTGAATTTACCGTTTGATtctgaagaagaggatgaggAAATTGACGGTGGTGGTGAAGAGGATCTGATTCCGGTTGCCATGCCGGTAACAGATTACGAAATTGTGATTGATGCGTTACCGTCGGCGACAATTAACGATCTTCATGAGATCGCGAAACGAATGGTTGCCGGTGGATTTGGAAAAGAGTGTTCGCATGTGTATAGCAGTTGCCGGAGAGAATTCTTGGAGGAAAGTTTATCGAGATTAGGGTTACAGAAGCTGAGTATTGAAGATGTTCACAAAATGCAGTGGCAAGAtattgaagatgaaattgaaagatGGATTAAAGGTTTCAATGTTGCTTTGAAGATACTTTTTCCGAGTGAGCGACGATTATGCGATCGCGTGTTTTTTGGATTCTCTTCAGCTGCAGATTTTTCTTTCATGGAGGTTTGTAGAGGTTCTACAGTTCAGTTGTTGAATTTCGCCGATGCGGTCGCAATTGGAAGCCGTTCGCCGGAGCGGTTGTTTAAAATTCTGGATGTGTTTGAAACATTGCGTGACCTAATTTCGGAGTTTGAGTTGTTGTTCTGTGATCAGTATAGTGTGTCTTTGAGGAATGAGGCAATTACTATATGGAAGAGATTGGGGGAAGCAATTAGGGGCATTTTTATGGAGTTGGAGAATTTGATTCGAAGGGATCCGGCTAAGGCAGGTGTTCCGGGTGGTGGTCTTCATCCGATTACGCGTTACGTGATGAATTACCTTCGCGCAGCGTGTAGGTCGAGGCAGACTTTGGAGCAAGTGTTTGAAGACTATGGACATCCATTGAAGGATTATCCTAAGATGGATGATAGGATGCATTCATCTTCGTCTTTGTCGGTGCAAATGGATTGGATTATGGAGTTATTAGAGAGCAATTTAGAAGCTAAATCCAAAATTTACAAGGACCCTGCTTTGTGCTATGTTTTCTTGATGAACAATTGCAGGTACATTGTTCAAAAAGCTGAAGATAGTGAATTAGGGACACTTTTGGGAGATGATTGGATCAAAAAACACACTGCGAAAATTCGGCAGTACCAAATGCAGTATCAAAGAAGCTCATGGAATAAGGTGTTTGGGTTTCTTAAGGTGGAGAATAATGGATCAATGCAACAGAATGGGGTAGCTAAGTCAATGAAAGAGAAGCTGAAATCGTTCAACATGATGTTTGATGATTTATGCAGGGTTCAATCTACATGGTTTATCTTCGATGAACAACTTAAAGAAGAAATACGAATTTCCATTGAGAAACTCTTGTTGCCAGCTTATGCAAATTTCATTGCTAGGTTTCAGAATGTTGCTGAAGTTGGCAAACATGCTGATAAATATGTTAAGTATGGAACAGAGGACATTGAAGCAAAACTCAATGATTTGTTTCAGGGAAGCAGTGGATCAACCGGTAGCCGAAAGCAAAGCTAA
- the LOC11416956 gene encoding exocyst complex component EXO70B1, with amino-acid sequence MTNILIQIWRWLMQPKVWRFVGFASVVVGLVCYALSSSFNYLFGEWNFLKIFLYGVFSFIISLVVLFVNIWRHSRSLRFKAHTAYLVLTMTSLYSFFFDKLMNGKPDGYSLISCASFAIMSLSLSRQTQCGFEVDLLYFFLGCLIVQLMKIKLLLFILGAGFSYLLIILRSSVHSMDVGRDNESAGIQDANSIVIEVHSHSPQLPSIDIGSGMVEQLSNYVKVLQQENSYLFEMLLEKLEEYISYDSGFKVSEPDFMIEALPTETIDNLHKTAKLMVSSGFEREFSDVYSNIRRECLVESLSRFWFQKLSIEALQMLTWKELEDEIKRWIKVSKVALRILFRSERRLCDQVFFGLSTTADLSFTDICRESMLQLLNFAEAIAIGSRSPERLFRVLDMFETMRDLIPEFESLFRDQYNGSMQNEATTIWKRLGEAIIGIFMELENLICHDPMNLEAVPGGGIHPITHYVMNYLSATSRSRKTLEQVFEEDYGQSLKEYPKIDDKVQSSSPLSMQMSFIMELLDRNLEANSKIYKEPSLSYVFLMNNCRYMVQKTKDSELGTILGDVVIQKYVTKVRQHHKNYEKNSWSKVLDCLKLDNNDSMHPNEVANSMKKKLKSFNILFGEICRVQPSWFICDKHLKREIIISIVKLLLPSYAKFIQRFQRVLQLGKNADKYIKYDMEDIATGLDDLFQGSGKSN; translated from the coding sequence ATGACGAATATTCTAATCCAAATATGGAGATGGTTGATGCAGCCAAAAGTGTGGAGATTTGTAGGCTTTGCTTCAGTTGTTGTTGGACTGGTTTGTTATGCTCTCAGCTCTTCCTTCAACTATCTCTTTGGAGAATGGAATTTCTTGAAGATTTTCCTTTACGGCGTTTTCAGCTTCATCATTAGCTTGGTCgttttatttgtaaatatatgGCGACACTCAAGAAGTCTTCGATTCAAAGCACACACAGCATATTTGGTATTGACAATGACCTCGCTATATTCATTTTTCTTCGATAAATTGATGAATGGGAAACCTGATGGATATAGCCTCATTTCATGTGCTTCCTTTGCTATCATGTCACTTAGTTTGTCGCGGCAAACTCAGTGCGGATTTGAAGTTGATcttctttacttttttcttgGATGTCTAATTGTACAACTCATGAAGATTAAACTGTTATTATTCATTCTTGGAGCTGGTTTCAGCTACTTGCTTATTATTCTTCGTTCTTCCGTTCATTCCATGGATGTAGGACGAGATAATGAGTCCGCTGGAATCCAAGATGCAAATTCCATAGTTATTGAAGTCCATTCACATTCACCACAGCTACCAAGTATTGATATTGGTAGTGGAATGGTGGAACAACTCAGTAATTATGTGAAGGTGCTTCAGCAAGAAAATTCATATCTCTTTGAAATGCTTTTGGAGAAGTTGGAAGAATATATTAGTTATGATTCTGGATTTAAAGTATCTGAGCCCGATTTCATGATCGAGGCCTTGCCAACTGAAACAATCGACAACCTTCACAAAACAGCCAAGTTGATGGTTAGCTCCGGGTTTGAAAGGGAATTTTCTGACGTGTATAGCAATATTCGAAGGGAATGTTTGGTAGAAAGCCTCTCAAGGTTTTGGTTCCAGAAACTTAGCATTGAAGCCCTTCAGATGTTGACATGGAAAGAGTTGGAAGACGAGATTAAAAGATGGATTAAAGTTTCCAAAGTGGCTTTGAGAATATTGTTCCGCTCTGAACGGCGACTTTGCGATCAAGTTTTCTTTGGATTGTCCACCACTGCTGATTTATCCTTCACAGATATTTGCAGGGAATCCATGCTCCAACTGCTGAATTTTGCCGAAGCTATCGCCATCGGAAGCCGATCACCCGAAAGGTTGTTTAGAGTTCTTGACATGTTTGAAACAATGCGCGACCTAATTCCAGAATTTGAGTCCCTGTTCCGTGATCAATACAATGGGTCGATGCAAAACGAAGCAACCACAATTTGGAAGAGATTGGGTGAAGCAATCATAGGCATTTTCATGGAGTTGGAGAATCTGATATGCCATGATCCGATGAATTTGGAAGCGGTTCCCGGTGGTGGAATTCACCCAATCACCCATTATGTGATGAACTATCTCAGTGCTACAAGTCGGTCACGGAAGACATTGGAGCAAGTGTTTGAAGAAGACTATGGACAATCATTGAAGGAATATCCCAAAATTGATGATAAAGTGCAATCCTCTTCCCCTCTCTCGATGCAGATGAGTTTCATTATGGAGCTATTAGATAGAAATTTGGAAGCCAACTCTAAAATCTACAAGGAGCCTTCTTTGAGTTATGTTTTCTTGATGAATAACTGCAGGTACATGGTTCAAAAAACCAAAGATAGTGAATTGGGAACCATTTTAGGTGATGTTGTGATCCAAAAATACGTAACAAAAGTTCGGCAGCATCATAAGAACTATGAAAAAAACTCATGGAGTAAAGTGTTGGATTGTTTGAAGTTGGACAACAATGATTCAATGCACCCTAATGAGGTAgcaaattcaatgaaaaagaagttaaaatcATTCAACATACTCTTTGGGGAAATATGCAGGGTTCAACCTTCTTGGTTTATCTGTGATAAACACCTTaagagagaaataataatttCCATTGTGAAACTCTTGTTGCCATCTTATGCAAAATTCATTCAGaggtttcagagagttcttcaACTTGGTAAGAATGCTGATAAATATATTAAGTATGATATGGAAGATATCGCAACAGGACTCGACGATTTGTTTCAGGGGAGTGGTAAATCCAATTAG